Genomic segment of Gammaproteobacteria bacterium:
TGCACACGAGTGAGCATCCTTCGAGCACCTTGCGACGCTTGCGCGCGGCCATGTCCGCGGGTGCGCCGGATGAGGGCTCGCTAGCATCCGGACTGAGCCTGCTGCGAACTACGGATTTGCGCGCGCGCCTGACTTCGTTGGCTTGTCCGTTACGGCTGATCCTTGGCGAACGCGATGCGCTGGTGCACGCCACGGCCGGGCCTGCGGTGACCGAGCTTGTCAAAAGCGTACGTCATCGCGTTATCGCCGGCGCGGGGCACGCGCCGTTTCTGTCGCACGTCCGCGAATTTAACAACGTGCTGGAGGAGTTCCTTGACGACTGAGCCGCAAGCCCATTATCCGGATAAAACTCATGATCTGGACAAACCCTATAATCTGGATAAACGACGGGTGCGACGCGCATTTGAAGATTCCGCGGCGCGCTACGACGAGTTTGCCGTGTTACAGCGGGAGGTAGCCCGGCGTCTGCTAGAGCGTCTTGATGTGTTGCGCATAAGGCCCGCCACGATCGTGGATGTCGGCGCGGGCACCGGCCAGGCGACTGGCGAGCTGTTGCGCCGCTATCGCGGCAGCCGCGTGCTGGCGCTGGACGTGGCGATGGCGATGCTCCGCAAGTCGGCGCGCGCGGGCAACTGGCGGCGTCGGCCATCACCCGTATGCGGCGACGCGGAATCTCTGCCGTTGGCCGCTGGCTGCGTGGACATGATCTACTCCAGCCTCACCTTGCAATGGTGCAACGATCTCGAGCGCGCATTGCGCGAAATGCGGCGTGTACTGAAGCCCGACGGCGTGTTGCTGTTTACCACGGTGGGTCCGGATACGCTCAAGGAGCTGCGCGCCAGTTGGGCGGAAGCCGACGCGTACGCGCACGTCAACGGTTTTATCGACATGCACGATGTCGGCGACGCGGTGATGCGTGCGGGGTTCGCCGATCCCGTCATGGAGATGGAAATGATGTGCCTCACGTATCCCGGCGTCCCGCAGCTTATGCATGATCTGAAGGGGCTCGGCGCGCGCAACAATATGCAGGGCCGTCCGCGCGGTCTGACCGGCAGGCAACGTTATCAGCGCGCGGAGCGAGCTTATGAACGATTCCGTACCCCGGAGGGCGTGTTGCCCGCCAGTTACGAGATCATCTATGGGCTGGCCTGGGCGGGCCGCGACCGGCAAGTCGCGCAGGGGGCAGGCGGCGAAACCCTGATACCCGTAAGCAGTATCGGGCGGCGCACGCAAAAGCGATAACATGAATCACCGGCAGTTTGTGTGTAATTGTTTGACATTTTGCTATTGTCTGAAATACAGGCTTCCGGTAGCATCGTTCCGTAACAGCAGCTTCCATACAGCGAGCCGCAGATGAGTGTCACGCGCGAGCAGCCACGCGCTAACGACGTGCATTTCGTCATCAGTCCCAACAGGTCGCTGTCCTGGCGCGGCAACCAGCTGTTTTTCGCTGGCATGGTAGTGATTTCATTTGGCATCGCAGGGTTTTTCGCCGCTCAGGGGCTGTGGATGATGCTGCCCTTCGCGGGGCTTGAGATGCTCCTCCTCGGCATCGCCCTGTACCGATGTTGTCTGCGCAGCGGCTGGCGGGAAGTGGTGTCCATCGACGAGCGGGAAGTGCGTATCGCCGTGGGCAGAAGTACACCGGAACGCGCCTGTACATTCCAGCGTTGCTGGGCGAGGGTGATTCTCGACAAGGCCGCGATCAAGGGATATCCGAGCCGGCTGTTTATTCGGTCGCATGGGTTGCAGGTTGAAATAGGCGCCTGTCTGGTAGATGAGGAACGGCACTCGCTCGCGGTCGCGTTGCGCGATACGTTGTGAGCAAGCCGGGCAAAATTTAGTAGCGGTTTGCGGTTAACGAACAGGCTGCACGCCTTGCATAGCGATCATATGCGTCACCCGTGTTCATCGACCCATGTAAATTAACGATCGGTGGCTTAATGTTGACCGGAAAGCGGTTTCAGCAAACGACTTTAGTGCAGATTTAACCAACGTAAGCAAGCTCTGGAGGAAAAGGGCATGGCCCGATGGAAGTTCAATCAAGCCGTGGCATGGCTGGCCGCAATCCTGCTGCCGTTAATGTCCGGTTCCGCGGCGGCGCTACCCGCCTCCAACATGCCGCGCGGGGTAACTGAGATCAGTCGTGAGGTCTATGGGCTGCACATGCTGATTTTCTGGATATGTGTCGCCATCGGGGTGGTCGTCTTCGGCGCCATGCTGTATTCGATTATCCGGCACCGGCGCTCCAAGGGCTATAAGGCGGCGCAGTTCCACGAGAGCACCACGGTAGAAATTCTCTGGACCATCGTGCCATTCGTCATCCTGGTTGCGATGGCGATACCCGCTACCAACACCTTGATCGCGATGGAAGATAGCGGCAACCCGGACATGACCATCAAGATTACGGGTTATCAGTGGAAGTGGCATTACGACTACCTCGAGCACAAAATCGATTTCTTCAGTACCCTCTCTACCCCCCGCTCACAGATTTTCAACCAGGAGGCTAAGGGCGAACATTACCTGGTAGAGGTCGATAACGAAGTGGTGGTGCCGGTTGACAAAAAGATTCGTCTTCTATTGACCTCCAATGACGTTATTCATTCGTGGTGGGTGCCGGAACTGGCGGTGAAGCGCGACGCGTTGCCGGGCTTTATCAACCAGGTCTGGACCCAAATCGATGAACCTGGCGTTTATCGCGGCCAGTGCACCGAACTGTGCGGCCGGGATCACGGGTTTATGCCGGTGGTGGTGCGGGCCGTCGAGCAGGCGGAATTCGACAAATGGGTGCAAAGTCAAAAAGGCGGCGGTCAGGGTCAGCAGATGAGTCAGGCCGGCATGTAAATTCGTATCAATCGCGCGACACCCCGCCGCGATAAATTCTATACAGGAGCCATAGCATGAGCGCCGTACCACACGACGAACATCACCACGAGCAACATCCTTACTGGATCAAGCGCTGGCTGTTCACCACCAACCACAAGGACATCGGCACCTTATACCTGTGGTTCGCGATGGTCATGTTCTTCATCGGCGGCGGGATGGCGATGATCATCCGCACCGAACTATTTCAGCCTGGTCTGCAGTTCGTCGATCCGCAGTTTTTCAACTCCATGACTACCTTGCACGCGCTGGTCATGATATTCGGCGTGATTATGCCCGCTTTCACCGGGCTAGCCAACTGGCTGGTGCCGATGATGGTCGGTGCACCCGACATGGCGCTGCCGCGGTTGAACAACTGGAGTTTCTGGATTCTGCCATTCGCGTTCGCGATGTTGCTGTCCACGCTCTTTATGGAGGGCGGCGCGCCGGCGGCCGGCTGGACCATGTATCCGCCGTTATCCATGCAAACCGGCGCAGCTTTTCCATTTCTGATATTTTCCATCCATTTTCTGGGCCTGGCCTCGATCATGGGGGCCATCAATGTCATCGCCACCATTCTGAATATGCGCGCACCCGGCATGACCTTGATGAAGATGCCGCTATTCGTGTGGACGTGGCTGATCACGGCCTATCTCATCATCGCCGTCATGCCGGTGCTGGCCGGCGCGGTGACCATGATGCTGACCGATAAGTATTTCGGCACCAGCTTTTTTAACGCGGCGGGCGGCGGCGACCCCGTACTGTTCCAGCATATTTTCTGGTTCTTCGGGCACCCGGAAGTCTACATTCTGATTCTGCCGTCGTTCGGCGTGATCTCCAGCATCGTGCCGACCTTCTCGCGCAAGCCGCTGTTCGGGTACAGTTCGATGGTGTACGCCACGGCCTCCATCGCATTCCTGTCGTTTATCGTCTGGGCGCACCACATGTTCACGGTGGGCATGCCGCTCGCCGGGCTGCTGTTCTTCATGTTCGCGACGATGCTGATCGCGGTGCCTACGGGCGTGAAGGTATTCAATTGGGTTGCCACCATGTGGCGCGGCTCGCTCACTTTCGAGACGCCGATGCTGTTCGCCATCGCGTTTATCGTGCTGTTCAGCATCGGCGGTTTCTCAGGATTAATGCTGGCTATCGTGCCGGCGGACTTCCAGTATCAGGACACATATTTTGTGGTCGCACATTTTCACTACGTACTGGTGCCGGGTTCGATCTTCGCTATCCTGGCCGCCGTTTACTATTGGCTGCCGAAATGGACGGGGCACATGTACAACGAGGGCCTGGGCAAGGTGCATTTCTGGTTGTCGACGATCTTCGTCAATCTCACCTTTTTCCCCATGCACTTCGTGGGGCTCGCGGGCATGCCGCGCCGCATTCCCGACTATGCGTTGCAGTTCGCCGATTACAACATGCTGATCAGCGTCGGCGCGTTCGGCTTCGGTCTGGCGCAATTGCTGTTCCTTTATATCGTGGTGCAGACCATCCGTGGCGGCGAGCGCGCGACCAGTCAGGTTTGGGACGGGGCCCAAGGGCTGGAGTGGACGCTGCCTTCTCCGCCGCCTTATCACACATTTGAAACCGCACCCGTGGTGAAGTAGTTAAAGCTGGCGCTGTCAGGATCAATGAACAAAGGCATTAAGATCACGGCCGCCACGCTGGGCATTGTTGCCCTGACGATTTATATCGGCTTTTTCCTGCTGGTTGCCAATGCCTAAACAGTTCGACCCCGAGCAGCCCGATGTCAAGGCGCGCAGCCGGGCGAACGGGAGAGTGCTCGCCCGGCTTGGTGTGGTGGTGGTCGCCATGTTCGGCTTCGGGTTCGCCATGGTCCCGATGTACGACGTGTTTTGCGACCTCACGGGACTGAACGGCAAATCGTCGCGGATGACCGTCGCGCAGAACGTCGATTCGATGCGGATCGATAAGAACCGCACGGTCACGGTGGAGTTCGTCACCAACCTGAATCAGAGCATGAACTGGGAATTCCAGCCTATGCGTTCAACC
This window contains:
- a CDS encoding DUF2244 domain-containing protein, coding for MSVTREQPRANDVHFVISPNRSLSWRGNQLFFAGMVVISFGIAGFFAAQGLWMMLPFAGLEMLLLGIALYRCCLRSGWREVVSIDEREVRIAVGRSTPERACTFQRCWARVILDKAAIKGYPSRLFIRSHGLQVEIGACLVDEERHSLAVALRDTL
- a CDS encoding cytochrome c oxidase assembly protein; the protein is MPKQFDPEQPDVKARSRANGRVLARLGVVVVAMFGFGFAMVPMYDVFCDLTGLNGKSSRMTVAQNVDSMRIDKNRTVTVEFVTNLNQSMNWEFQPMRSTMRVHPGKLYTTSFYARNKALQDMVGQAIPSIAPAPAATYLRKTECFCFRRQPFKAGQRRSMPVSFVVDAELPEEINTITLSYTFFDVTAQASLQ
- the bioC gene encoding malonyl-ACP O-methyltransferase BioC, with the protein product MDKPYNLDKRRVRRAFEDSAARYDEFAVLQREVARRLLERLDVLRIRPATIVDVGAGTGQATGELLRRYRGSRVLALDVAMAMLRKSARAGNWRRRPSPVCGDAESLPLAAGCVDMIYSSLTLQWCNDLERALREMRRVLKPDGVLLFTTVGPDTLKELRASWAEADAYAHVNGFIDMHDVGDAVMRAGFADPVMEMEMMCLTYPGVPQLMHDLKGLGARNNMQGRPRGLTGRQRYQRAERAYERFRTPEGVLPASYEIIYGLAWAGRDRQVAQGAGGETLIPVSSIGRRTQKR
- the coxB gene encoding cytochrome c oxidase subunit II, which translates into the protein MARWKFNQAVAWLAAILLPLMSGSAAALPASNMPRGVTEISREVYGLHMLIFWICVAIGVVVFGAMLYSIIRHRRSKGYKAAQFHESTTVEILWTIVPFVILVAMAIPATNTLIAMEDSGNPDMTIKITGYQWKWHYDYLEHKIDFFSTLSTPRSQIFNQEAKGEHYLVEVDNEVVVPVDKKIRLLLTSNDVIHSWWVPELAVKRDALPGFINQVWTQIDEPGVYRGQCTELCGRDHGFMPVVVRAVEQAEFDKWVQSQKGGGQGQQMSQAGM
- the ctaD gene encoding cytochrome c oxidase subunit I, which gives rise to MSAVPHDEHHHEQHPYWIKRWLFTTNHKDIGTLYLWFAMVMFFIGGGMAMIIRTELFQPGLQFVDPQFFNSMTTLHALVMIFGVIMPAFTGLANWLVPMMVGAPDMALPRLNNWSFWILPFAFAMLLSTLFMEGGAPAAGWTMYPPLSMQTGAAFPFLIFSIHFLGLASIMGAINVIATILNMRAPGMTLMKMPLFVWTWLITAYLIIAVMPVLAGAVTMMLTDKYFGTSFFNAAGGGDPVLFQHIFWFFGHPEVYILILPSFGVISSIVPTFSRKPLFGYSSMVYATASIAFLSFIVWAHHMFTVGMPLAGLLFFMFATMLIAVPTGVKVFNWVATMWRGSLTFETPMLFAIAFIVLFSIGGFSGLMLAIVPADFQYQDTYFVVAHFHYVLVPGSIFAILAAVYYWLPKWTGHMYNEGLGKVHFWLSTIFVNLTFFPMHFVGLAGMPRRIPDYALQFADYNMLISVGAFGFGLAQLLFLYIVVQTIRGGERATSQVWDGAQGLEWTLPSPPPYHTFETAPVVK